Proteins encoded by one window of Ferrimicrobium sp.:
- a CDS encoding YitT family protein — MPIYSSLVSFEHAEVPRFKWWRHVLSGMIAPVPQDRRTRRAIQLLTGLVLYGVSDSMLVIARLGLDPWDVLNQGLSRQTGIPIGTWAILLGLVVLTLWIPLRQRPGLGTLANVALIGSTMDLVLWLVPHAHGDSRWIVMPLAVALNGLATGLYIGATLGPGPRDGLMLGIAARGHSIRVTRTSIEAVVLIVGWLLGGQVGFGTLTYAIAIGPLVHLLIPLLRIKPPPSAPQQTTTD; from the coding sequence ATGCCAATCTACAGTAGTCTTGTGAGTTTCGAACATGCTGAGGTTCCACGGTTCAAGTGGTGGAGACACGTGCTTTCGGGCATGATTGCACCCGTCCCTCAAGACCGTCGCACCCGAAGAGCGATCCAACTCCTCACTGGACTCGTCCTCTATGGGGTGAGTGATTCGATGCTTGTAATCGCAAGGCTTGGTCTCGATCCCTGGGATGTCCTCAATCAAGGACTCTCCCGACAAACAGGTATCCCCATTGGCACTTGGGCGATCCTCCTTGGGTTGGTAGTGCTGACACTCTGGATTCCACTCCGTCAACGACCAGGTCTCGGTACTCTAGCGAACGTGGCTCTCATCGGTTCAACGATGGATTTGGTGCTTTGGCTGGTCCCTCATGCTCATGGCGATAGTCGATGGATTGTCATGCCCCTCGCGGTAGCCCTGAATGGTCTTGCGACCGGTCTCTACATCGGTGCCACACTCGGTCCGGGCCCCCGCGATGGACTCATGCTCGGAATTGCAGCTCGAGGACACAGTATCCGAGTGACCCGAACCTCGATCGAGGCAGTAGTACTCATCGTGGGATGGCTCTTAGGGGGCCAAGTTGGTTTTGGCACCCTCACCTACGCAATCGCCATTGGGCCACTCGTGCACTTGCTCATCCCACTTCTGCGAATCAAACCGCCTCCTTCCGCTCCACAACAGACAACGACGGACTGA
- a CDS encoding MBL fold metallo-hydrolase, giving the protein MCDDTIEHHHSSSQESTYQRPLDKGIALRGVDGVRVFTLVDNYGDMFAPSEDVIKRHHIIHPVPAESTLEGYTHIPLRAEHGYSALVTIDDGPHTYRILFDTGISPDGLVHNMSLLDLDPRDIDIIVLSHGHFDHTGGLVGLVEQLKGKNLPLVLHPDSFNVRRLNTKEGMIPIPTPSRSYLAASMIDVIEEPQPSYLFNGALLVTGEIQRTTSFEHGFPVQERFDGEDWIRDALVLDDQAIVINVKNQGLVVITGCGHAGVINTLNYATYLTGESAIAAVVGGFHLSGADFAPSIPKVIEAFDVLKPKRILPAHCTGMAATIAIAKAFPERFFANTVGSEMIIAASS; this is encoded by the coding sequence ATGTGCGACGACACCATCGAACATCATCATTCCTCGTCCCAGGAATCCACCTATCAAAGACCGCTCGACAAGGGTATTGCTCTCCGGGGTGTTGACGGCGTTCGTGTATTCACGCTGGTCGACAACTATGGCGATATGTTCGCCCCCTCCGAAGACGTCATCAAAAGGCACCATATCATTCATCCCGTTCCTGCCGAGTCAACGCTTGAGGGCTATACCCACATTCCGCTCAGAGCAGAGCATGGCTACTCCGCTCTGGTCACCATCGACGATGGGCCCCACACCTACCGCATACTTTTCGATACCGGGATCTCGCCAGATGGATTGGTCCACAACATGTCTCTGCTCGATCTTGATCCTCGAGACATCGACATCATCGTGTTGAGTCACGGTCACTTCGACCATACCGGCGGACTCGTCGGTCTCGTTGAGCAACTCAAAGGCAAGAACTTGCCCCTCGTCCTTCATCCAGACTCCTTCAATGTCCGACGCCTCAATACGAAGGAGGGAATGATACCGATACCAACTCCATCACGTAGCTATCTCGCGGCTTCCATGATTGACGTGATCGAAGAGCCTCAGCCGAGCTACCTCTTCAACGGGGCGCTCCTTGTCACTGGGGAGATACAACGAACAACCTCGTTTGAACACGGGTTTCCAGTACAAGAGCGCTTTGACGGGGAGGATTGGATTCGTGATGCTCTCGTACTCGACGATCAAGCAATCGTCATCAATGTCAAAAACCAGGGTCTCGTTGTGATCACCGGCTGCGGTCATGCGGGTGTGATCAACACCCTCAACTACGCGACCTATCTCACCGGAGAATCGGCTATCGCGGCGGTCGTGGGCGGGTTCCATCTCTCAGGGGCTGATTTTGCACCCAGCATCCCTAAGGTCATCGAGGCCTTCGACGTTCTAAAGCCCAAGCGAATTCTGCCGGCGCATTGCACTGGTATGGCGGCAACCATTGCGATTGCAAAGGCTTTTCCGGAGCGTTTCTTCGCTAACACCGTCGGAAGCGAAATGATCATCGCTGCCAGTTCGTAG